The sequence GATCTGGAAAAACTTTCCGAGAAGTTTTCTAATGTCAAGTTACATTCTATCAACGAAGCTATTGATTTGTATTGCTCTCAACTGGAAACCCAACTTAACTGATGGAAGTATTCAAAATAGATATACGGAGCTGGACAGCCAGCTTCCGTTACCCTAATCTTATTAGTGGAGTACAACCTACTTTAGAAGTACCTCCTCTAAGTACTATTTTAGGACTGATCAACGCTGCTGCTGGATCATATGTAAACCATCAGAAGTTTAAAATTGGCTATTACTTCCAGTATGGAGCCAAAGCAACAGATCTGGAAACCATTTATCAGGTTGATAAAAATCGACGTGATGCCAAATCCAATGTCATTCGTCGTGAATTCTTATTTGATGCCTTTTTACGTCTATATGTAGAGGATGAGCAAATTGTCAATTATTTTCGACAACCCTATTATCCTCTTGTATTAGGCCGTATGAATGATTTGGCATCTGTTGATAATAGAAGTATCAAAAAGATTCAACTACAGGAAGTCGCTACAGATGTAAATATAAAAGGACAAATTGTTCCCTTACTAAAATATCGTTTGCCGGGTGTAGTGCAGGCCTTACCCACTTATTTCACAGATACTATTCCAAGACAAAATCTGGGTACACAACCTTTTTCTATTATCAATCACAACTCTAACATCGTTGGTCAACTAACTGCTTTTAGAGATGAAGAACTAAATGTGGATGTCTTTTTTCATGATCTAGATTTTTCAGTCTATGACTAGCTCATATACCGATATTTTGGCTAAATCAGGGGAGCCTCGTATTACACTTAAAATACATATTGATGATTGCCTGTTAATTGCCTCATTCCTGGAAAGGTCTTTTCCTCAGGTTAATCATCTAGATACTATTCGCTTCCCATTTTGGGAATTATTGAGAAAGTGTATCATTTTTCATGATCTTGGAAAGGGACATGTGGAATTTCAGAATATTCTATCCGGAGCACCTAACAACTGGCTCGGACAAAGACATGAATTGTTTTCATTACCCTTTATTGAAGGTTTTGAACTAGAGGAAAGCCAGAAAAAATTGATGCGTCTGGTAATTGCAGGTCACCACAAAGATTTTGACAAGCTAAATTTAAAGTACATTTCTAAAAGCTACAAGAAAGAAAATAGTGATGAGGATGATTGGGAAGAGTCTGAAAGGCTGGATTTTGTGAATGAGTTTAAGAAGAATGTTCTTGTAAAACTGATTCACGAACTTGTTGAGAAAGAATATACATTCAAATTAAATTTACCCATTGCCAAACATCCAGGCAAACTCATTACAAATTACCTCAATAAAGCAACTACTGGCTTGATCAAAGTAAATGATGCGGATTACTTTGAGTTATTATTATTGTTTGGAGCACTAAAACATTGCGACCATTTAGGATCTGCCAGACTTACATCTATTCAAAATATTGTACCTGATGATTTTGCCTTTCTGGATAAACAACAAAAGGAGCTTCAAATAAAGAATGGGGATTTTCACCAACATCAGATTGCAGCAGGAGAAATACAAGGGAATCTGATATTAACAGCTCCTACTGGATCTGGGAAAACCGAAAGTGCAATGCTCTGGCTAAAAAAGCAAATGCACTTATCTGGTCAAGGAAGAGTCTTTTATATACTTCCCTTTACTGCATCCATTAATGCTATGTTTGAACGATTGGGAAGTACGGAAAAGGGCTTGGGAGATCAGGAGAAAGTGGGAATGCTACATGGAAAGTTAAGTGACTATCTATATGACTATTTTGATGATTTCCAGTATGCCAATAATGTACGCAAAGAGAAAATAGAAGAACTCAAACATAAATTTCGTACTATTTATACACCTCTCAAAGTCATCACACCTTTCCAGCTTTTAAAAAATCTCTTTGGATTAAAAGGCTTTGAGCAAGGATTGTTTGAAATGGTAGGTAGCTATTTCATATTTGATGAGATACATGCCTATGCGCCAGAGACATTTGCCCAGATAAAAGTATTGCTGGAATATGCGACTCAATATCTGAAGGTAAAAGTTATGGTGATGACAGCGACATTGCCTTCTTTCTTAAAGAAAGAAATTGAAACAGCTATTGGATCATATACTGAAATAAAAGCTACTCAGGAATTATACGATAGTTTTGATCGGCATCAGATCCGCTTACAACATGGATTGTTGAGTGACAATCTGGAACAAATCCAGCTTGACTTACAGAAAGGGACTAAAGTATTGGTTGTATGTAATACAGTCAAACAAGCTCAGTCTGTTTATACATCTCTCAAACCCTATGCAACAAGATCTGTTTTATTGCATAGTGCTTTCAACGGTGAAAACCGGACTGAACATGAAAAAACACTAAAACAAGGAGAACAAGATCAGAATGATCCTATTCAACTTCTGGTTGGAACTCAAGCAATTGAGGTTAGTTTGGACATTGACTATGATGTTATCTACACTGAACCTGCTCCAATAGATGCATTAGTACAAAGGTTTGGGCGTATCAATAGAAGAAGAATAAAAGGTATTTGTCCTGTTTATGTGTTTCAACAAAGCAATCCTACTGACTTTTATATCTATTCTGCTGAAAATATAAAAAGAACAATTGCAGCGTTTGAAACTATTATCAAAGAAGATAATGGCATTGTAAAAGAACAGAAGTTGCAAAGATTGATAGATGAAGTTTATCCTGATTGGGATACAAAGAGTAAAGAGAAGTTTGATTTCGTCTATTTTTTCCTCAAAGCCTCAGTTAGTCAATTAGCGCCTTTAGTTCACTCAAATCGTTCTGAAGAGGAGTTTTACAAGCAATTTGATGGTATTAAGGTTTTACCTATCGGTTTGAAAGAAAGATTTATCGGCTATCTGAGTGAGTTTAATTTCATTAAAGCAGAAAGTCTGAAGGTCCAGATTAGAAAAAACAAGTTTGCACAACTGAACAATGAACGAGATGACAATTTTTCTAAAGAAGCATTTGTTATTCAAACTAAAAAAGGCGATCCAATAACTATTGAATACTGGACTATTCAGAAAAAATATGATCCTGAATTAGGTTTACTGTATGATGAACAAGAACAATGGAATGATCCTAGTGTAATCATTTAACTATGTCTATCACTGCCACTCACATAGGCTACTACCTCCTCTGCCATCGCAAGCTTTGGTTGTTTCATAACAACATTCAGATGGAGCACACGTCAGATACTGTTTACGAGGGCAAGCTGATTGGGGAGACTACCTATCAGCAACGAGCGGAACGGTATACACAGCTGGAAATGGAAGGGATTAAGATCGACTTTTTTGATGCGAAGGCAAGGGTGATTCATGAAACCAAGAAGTCGGACAAGGCAGAGCAAGCGCATATAGCACAGGTACGGTATTACCAGTATGTACTCGAACGAAACGGCATCGCAGGCACATCGGCTATACTGGAATATCCGAAGCTGCGTAAGACTGAGCTTATCCCTCCCCTCACCCACGCCGACCGACTACAGGTGGCGGAATGGGAAAAGGGCGTACAAGTCCTGATTGAGTCACAGACCTGTCCGCCCCGTATTCAAAAGGCGCTATGCAAAAAATGTTCGTATTACGAGTTTTGTTATGTAGCAGAGGCTGAGTAAGCCTCCACTCGTTCAATGTATTGCACATGCAGGTTTCCATCAAACTTTTGGAGCAGTCCATGAAGATCTTTGGTCAGACGGGCCTTCAGGTGTTTGTATTGCCTCAGAGAAAGATTGGTTTCCGATTCGGTTTCGATTTGCAGATTTCCAATCATCTGCTCCGCGTCTGAAATCCGTTCCAGCGTGCGGCAGATCAATTTGATCAGATCGGCTTGATTTGGAGTCACCATAAGCTAATTCAGGATTAAACAGGTTGAAAAATACTGTATCACATCCGGCTTAGACAATCATTGTTTCAGTTGCTGAGTAAACAACCTTTTGGATATTCTGATTGAACCAGCAAGAATCGTATAGTGAAGGTAAAGAAAAAGAATATAGCATGTACTATAAAAATTCATTTTTCTGACTGAGGATAAGGCGGTTATAGAAAGACTGAGAGCTGGTACAGAATGTAGTTTCATGTATTGATACTGTAGGGGCGACTGGCGGTCGCCCACATTCCCACAGACACAACATAGATATCCGAAGGATTTGTCTCTTAAACCCGATCATTTGCATATGGAAACTGGGCCATGGGTCTTATCGTGTCCCATATCTTTTCTGGAAATGAAGGTTTTAAAAAGAAAGACGCTGGTTCGAACGTCCGTTCGGACCTATATTGAAAGCAACGTCCGTTGCGTTGGGGCAAATTGATACTTGTTCAGGTTTGTGATAGTACCTAAACAAGGTTTTACCCACCAACGCAGCGGACGCTGCTCTCAAAATGGGCACAAGCGGACGCTTGCGCCAGAAATTTTCTTTATTTCCAGAAAAGATATGGGACATGATAAGACACATGGGTGCGCCCCTACAGGGTCGGAATATCCCAGGCAGGGTTTGCGGGAACCAGGGCGACCGCCAGTCGCCCCTACAGGGTACAATGCTGGTTTACAAATCCGAACATTCCCTGCACGAATCCGGGCGCACACGCAGGTGCGCCCCTACATTGTTGGGATCTTAAACATATACACCCATGTCAAAAACCTATTACCTATTCAACCCCGGACGGTTGAGCCGGAAAGACAACACCCTGAAGTTTACTCCTATCGATGCGGATGGCAACGAATCACCTCCTAAATACATTCCGGTAGAGGATGTCAGCCAGTTTTATGTATTTGGTAACCTGGATGCCAACAGTGCCCTCTTTACCTTTCTGGGCAAACAGAATGTAGCGGTACATTTCTTTGATTACTATGAGCACTATACAGGTTCGTTCATGCCCAAAGACTACCTGCTGGCAGGCAAAATGCAGGTTGAACAAACACGTGCGTACCTGCGCAAATCGGCCCGACTGGAATTAGCCCGTACTTTTGTAGAAGGGGGAGCTAACAATATGCTCCGTAATCTGCGCTATTACCACAACCGTCAACGTGACCTGGATCTGCCACTAACAGCTATCGAAAATCATATCAGCCAGATTCCGTTGGCTACCGATGTAGCGGCCCTAATGGGTACAGAGGGTAACATCCGTCAGAATTACTATGCGGCATTTGACAACATCATCAATGGATTTGAAATGGGCAATCGTACCAAACAGCCTCCTTCCAACGAGGTCAACGCCCTGATCTCATTAGGTAACATGCTCTGTTATACCGCCTGCCTCGACCAGATCTATCACACCCAGCTTAATCCAACCATCAGCTTTTTGCACGAACCGGGTACACGCCGTTATTCGCTGGCACTGGATATTGCAGAGGTGTTTAAACCGATACTGGTAGACAGGCTGGTATTTTCAGTATTAAACAAAAAGCAGCTACAGGCCAAAGATTTTGACATAAACCTGAATCGTTGTATCCTGAAACCACATGCCCGCCAAGCGTTTGTCAAAGCCTGGGATGAAAAGCTTCGCGAAACGATCCAGCACCGCAGTCTGGGACGAAGTGTCAGCTACAAACACCTCATCAAACTGGAATGTTATAAGCTAGCCAAACACATTCTGCGTATTGAGCCTTATAAACCCTTTAAAGCCTGGTGGTAAGCGAATGTATATAGTACTGGTATATGATGTAGGCGAAAAACGGGTTGGTAAAATGCTGAAGTTATGTCGCCAGTATCTGAACTGGATTCAGAACTCAGTGTTTGAAGGTGAGATTAGTGAGGTAAAGCTAAAAGAACTTAAAGCCAAAGCCAGCCTGATTATGGACCAAGATACCGACAGCCTGATTATCTTTAAAAGCCGTGAACAACGCTGGCTGGACAAGGAAGTGATTGGCCTAACGAAAAACGATACGGACCATTTTCTCTAAAAAGTCGTCGATCGGTAGTTTAGGTATGTACAATTAAAGTACTTGCATGCCGCAAAACCCTTACAAATACACATAACATATTGACTATCAACAAGTCGTCGAACCCCTGGGTCAATCGTAGTATTACACATCGACGACTTTTTACGAAAAAACAAATTACAAAAGCTGCGTTTTTATGATGAAAACGCTATTTTTAGTTCCGTTTTTAACGGATCTTAATTGTACCAGTAAGGAATTGAAATTAACATGCCATGTTCGGTATAGGTGGCATATACGATATCTTAATTGTACCAGTAAGGAATTGAAATGATCGACAGGGGACAATCCAATAGCTGTCCATTTGATCTTAATTGTACCAGTAAGGAATTGAAATTATTATGCGATCAAGTCATATTCGCATGGGGTTCATATCTTAATTGTACCAGTAAGGAATTGAAATTTGTAGTATTTGGTGGACTTGCCGCCGCTGCAGGTCATCTTAATTGTACCAGTAAGGAATTGAAATTCAGCAGCCTAACCCTAGTTCATTCTCAGCAACACTATCTTAATTGTACCAGTAAGGAATTGAAATTGCCATCTTCACCGATTTCAACTATAAAGCAATCTTATCTTAATTGTACCAGTAAGGAATTGAAATGACGATACTGATAATACTTCTGGTATATGGGCAGGATATCTTAATTGTACCAGTAAGGAATTGAAATATGCAGATAAGCTAGTGTTCGGAAATGGCACACACAATCTTAATTGTACCAGTAAGGAATTGAAATTTGTTGCTGTCATACTCATTATTATAGTGCAGCTCAATCTTAATTGTACCAGTAAGGAATTGAAATGCGTGTAACTGATATAGTTCAACCTCAACCTGCATCATCTTAATTGTACCAGTAAGGAATTGAAATATCGGTGAAAGCCTGTTTTTCTTTTTGTACGATTTCATCTTAATTGTACCAGTAAGGAATTGAAATGACAGATGGAAAGAGCGAAGCCGGACATTTGAGGGTAATCTTAATTGTACCAGTAAGGAATTGAAATTGGCATAGGTGTACATAGGTTCTCAAAGTATTGTACATCTTAATTGTACCAGTAAGGAATTGAAATATTTCTTACTGAGGGATGAAGATTACTATAGCCTGGATCTTAATTGTACCAGTAAGGAATTGAAATGAGGCGAAAACTTTCAAGCGTTGGGTAACCAAAGAAATCTTAATTGTACCAGTAAGGAATTGAAATAAAAAGGTTACATCCAAAACAACTGTTGCGGATATAATCTTAATTGTACCAGTAAGGAATTGAAATTCGCAATACACAGAACTATAGCCTATTTCAGACAACATCTTAATTGTACCAGTAAGGAATTGAAATATGTTGCTGAAGCAAGGATACTTGACAATGATCGATATCTTAATTGTACCAGTAAGGAATTGAAATTCTGTTAGATACGCAAAAACGTTTTGTTGTCTTCCAATCTTAATTGTACCAGTAAGGAATTGAAGTTATAGCGGCTTGAACTATCAGAGGTTGACCAGTAAGAGATTACACCTCCTGGATAATTCTTATATATTTCTCCCGGAAATATCGGACCATATACAAACCAAGTAAATCGACAACTGTCTTCTAATGTGCATTGCTTCATCATACAACTATAGCATCAACTATCCTCACAACATCAACCTCAGTATCAAACAATTAAAAACCAAACTAAATATATAGCATGGAATTTATGCTGCTTTCTGCTCTTATGGTACTGTGTTGGGTTCCATCAGCAATATTACTAGTAGCAGGACTACTGAGCTTTAGATTAAAACAAACTAGAAAAGTTCTTTTACGCTTATCAGCAGTAAGTTTTTCTATTCCATTTATACTAATACTAGGATCCAGAGTTAATGCACTATATCAGGAAAAAAGTTTTGAAGGGACTTACTTAGGAAAAGACAGTCATTCAAATCCTGTTATAGTTGAGATAAGTAAAAAAGGACGATTTACTATTTCAATCGAAAATCTTAAACAAGACACGATAAAAGGTAGCTGGCATTATAGTCGTGATTACGATGCATACTTGTTTTCTGCTGAGAATCATAGCGTATCAATCAATGAGAATGAGCAAGGGGAATTAATCTTGAATAGTGATATAAAAACAGATTGTTGCGAAATTGATAATATAACGATTCAGGAAGAGTAATAACGAGCATAGCGACTCGTATAGATTTGGTAAAGTACCAGGAAGTGAGAATTTATCTCACTCAAAAACCAAGCATGGCTCTATTTGTCACAAGATTCTTCCAGAAGGACAAAAAAGGGAAAACTCTTTCCAAAGCATAAAGAGAGCATTCTTTTTACAAGAACAGGAACGATTTCTTCCTTTCCTGCTGAAAGGAAAAAATTTGTTTCTTCTCGAAGAAGGTTATCTTTCTTACTCACTGCGCAGGGAGTGCACAGGGTTTACCAGTGCAGCTCTAATGCTCTGAAGGCTGATGGTGAGTAGGGCAATTACGATAGCCACCCCTCCTACTATACCAAACATCCACCACTCGATCTCGATCCGATAGGCGAAGTTTTGTAGCCATTGGTTCATCACATACCAGGCTATGGGTGAGGCAACGCCAATGCCTATGCCTACCAGCTTGAGCAGGTCTTTGGAGAGGAGATTTACGATCTCAGGTACACTGGCCCCCAGCACTTTACGAATACCAATTTCTTTGATGCGTTGTTCGGCCATATAGGTTGCCAGTCCGAATAATCCCAGACAGGATACCAGTATAGTCAATACGGCGAAATAGAATACAATACGGGCAGTGTTTTGTTCGGTACGGTACTGGCTGTTTAGCGACTGATCAACAAACTCGTAGTAAGGGGCTGTTTGTGAATTGTGTACTTTATAGGCTTCTTCAATAGCCTGGATAGCTTCATGGATCTTATAAGGATGCACTTTTACAAACAGGCCCGAAATATTCTGCTGAGGCCAGTACCGGAATACAAAAGGTTCGATAGAAGTAGTTACCGGATGAAAATGAAAGTCTTTTACCACCCCAATCACCTGTCCCTGCTGGTTCCAGAACTGAAGTTTTTTGCCTAGGGCCTGTTGAGCCGTCCAGCCCATTCGCTTGGCAGCCGCTTCGTTGATGATATAGGCAGACGACGTATCCGTCACTCTGGAGGTGCTAAAATTCCGCCCTGCTGCTAAGGTCATTCCTGTAGTAGCCAGAAAGTCCGGATCTATGTTCATATGTGTGATCAAAAGACGATCTCCGGCTGGCTGACCTTCCCACTGGAAAGAATCCGTAGAGGTATTCAGATCTACCAGGTTGCCAGAAGTAGTAGTCACCTGTGCAATACTGGCTTGTTTCTGCAGATCAGCTTTGATCAATGCTCCTTTGGCTCTCATTTCATTTTTCAGTCTTACATAGAGAAGCTGCGACTTATCAAACCCCAGGTTTTTGTTCTGAATAAACGTGAGTTGTTTATAGATGACAATTGTGCTCACCATCAATACAACCGACAACGAAAACTGAGCAACTACAATGCTTTGTCTCAGCAGTTTTCCGGAATGGGTGGCAGAGAAGGATTTTAATACTATCACTGGCTGAAAATCTGATAAGTGAAGTGCAGGATAAATGCCCGCTAATACACCTGTCAGAAAGGTAAATACACAGAGTGCCAGACAAAAACGGGTATCCTGAAAAGGAACCTGAAGTAGCTTGCCTGAAATATCATTCACTGCTGGCAAGAAAAGTTGTACCAGCAACAATGCCACACCTACGGCTATAAAGGTTGTTCCAATGGCCTCACCCATAAACTGAATGACCAGCTGATTTTTTACAGCTCCAATCGCTTTCCGAACGCCTACTTCTCTGGCCCGTTTCATGGCCCGTGCAGTAGAGAGATTCACAAAGTTAAACAAGGCAATGAGCAATACGATTGACCCTGTACTGAGAAAGATCCGAATGTAAATACTGTTACTGGTTTTGCTCCAGTCGCTCTGAAAATCAAAGTCTGAATGCAGGTAGATGTCTGATAGCGGTTGTAATGAAAGCGTAGTAGGATCGGTATTGGAAGTAAACTTATCCAGATAGTGATAGAGCTTTGCAGCAAATGGCTCTGTCCGGGCCTGAGAATTCAGTAAAACATAGGTATGATACGCGTTGTTGTCCCATGTATAATTTCCGGAATTGGTATCCAGCCTGTCAAATTGAGCAGACAACAAAGCATCAAACTGAATATGCGAATTGGTTGGGGGCGGAGCGGCTACTCCTGCTACGGTAAGTGTGCGGCCATTGGGAAAGGTAAGCATAGTACCAATCAGACTATCGGACTGTTGCCAGTCAGACCCAAAAAGCTGAGCCGCAATCCGGGGAGTAATAACAATGTCATCGGGATTGGAAAGCACAGTACCCGAATTTCCTCTGAGAAGTTTAAAATCAAACAGGTGAAAAAAGGAATTGTCCGTAACCAGGATGTCTTCCGGCTCGACACTGGCTTGTGGGGTTTGTAACACACCCGAATACCAGATTCTTCCAATCCGGCAGCTTTGTTTTACCTCTGCAAAATCTGTCTGCAGAGCAGTTGCCAGGGGTCCGGGTGTCACGGCTACCTTATAGGTAGCACCTGCCTGAGTCTGTTTTTCTACTACCCGATAAATATCTTTGTAGGATGTATGAAAACGGTCATAGCTATATTCATCCCAGATATACAGGCCGATACAGATACAACAAGCCAATCCAATAGCTAGTCCGCCTATGTTAATGAGTGAATACACCCGGTTTCGAACAAGATTCCGAAAAGCGATTTTCAGGTAGTTGTATAACATATAATCTCTGTTGCTAAGGTACAAGTGTTTGAATTAGAGTCTAAGCAACTATTTTGCCATAGCGAAAAACAGCTCTTCTCAGCTATCTAAAAGGCTATCATACAGCCATATATACTATAATTTGTCCGTTTACGGACAGTACTTGTACGATTTTGAACTATAGGACAACACCACATACTGTACTACCCTGTCCTAAATTTGGTAGTAGAATCAACCTGAACGTTGAGAAAGTGGTCGTTGGTGATAAAACCAACGACGGAAATAAAACATCCTCCCTGTCCTCCTGTAAGGAACTCATGACAAGACCGGCGGCATTTCCGAATGGGGGATGTCCAAAACAAGGGTTACAAAAGAGATAATCATTGTATAGATGTTACTATGTCTTATTATGTGTATATAATAACGAATCCTACCAAGACTACTTTATATACAGGTGTGACCAATGATCTGGCAAGATGTATGGCAGAACATCGTGAAAATAGAGGAAACCCAGCCTCTTTTGCTGGTAAATATCACTGCTATAAATTGCTCTATTATGAAACATTCCAGAATATAAACGATGCAAGAGGACAGAGAAGAAGAATGTTCCTTTTAGAAGGACAAAAAGGTGAGAGGAAAAAAAAGGGTAAAAAGGCAGGGAAAAGTGAGAGGCACAAAAAAGAAATATTTCCCTAAAACCTTCAGAACTGAAAAAGATAACTAAAAAGATAAGCTACCACATACTACCCTATAAATTCTCCCGAAAAATGTATCTTGCAGACAGATATTTCGTGTATGCTTTATTTCGAAGTCAAGCCTGTTGATCAAAATCTCAGTTCCCTGATTGAATGTTTCTGGGTAAGCCACTCTGCCAGCCAGCCTATCTCTCATCGGATCTTACCAGATGGATGTATGGATATTATCTATACATTTCCCAACCTCAGCCGAAAGATAGCAGAACCATTTGTTGCAGTAGCCCCCAGAATTATCGGTATGATGACACAGCCTGCGATTGTACAGGCTAATCCGGGTGTAGATCAGTTGGGTGTTCGTTTTCGTCCTGGTGGTATCTTTCCATTCGTGAAAACGCCTCTGCATCTGTTTACGAATCTGTCCGAACAAGTGGATAATGTAAATAAAGTGCTGGGATCTGCTATCTATGAACAACTTATAGAGCTATCAACCTGGCAGGAACGCATTGGAAAACTGGAAACGCAATTAATCCAACAACTAAGTAACGTCTCCTACCCTGTACCTATGGGTGTAGTTATCCGGCAGATTATCCAGGAACGCGGGCAGTTATCCATCAAGCAACTGAGTGCACAGACCTCTATTGGTTCACGTCAATTGGAAAGGCACTTTAAGCAGTATGTAGGCGTATCACCCAAATTATTGTCGCGCATTATACGGTTTCGTTATATCACAACCTTACTCAAAGATACCAGCCGTGATAGCCTGATGGGGATTGCATTTACCAATGGCTATACCGACCATGCTCACCTGACCAGAGAATTTCAGGAGTTTTCCGGACTGCAACCTTCAGCCTATCTGCTTCACTAACTAATTTATTTTTCTCGGCATGTCGCTTTTTTACAAAAGCAGACTATCAGGAATACCTACTTTTGTGAATCGGTACTAGTACTAGCCTCTGTGCATTTACATATATGTATATAGTGGGGCTATTACTACAGACTAGCATTATACAACCTTACCTTATTTGTTTTCATGGAAGTAAAGTCATTATCACCAAACCTGATGGTCAAAAATGTTCAGGCAACTGTTGACTTCTATCAAAATACACTTGGATTCCAGGTGCTTACTACTGTACCTCACGCCAAAGTAGAAGGTGAGCTACAATGGGCACTGTTGCAGTCAGGACCTGTAACGTTGATGTTTCAGGAAGAAGAAAACCTGAAAGAAGAGTATTCGGAATTAGTTTCTCAGAAACCAGGTGGTGGCCTCACACTTTATATGGCAGTAAGCGATCTGTCAGCCTGGTACGAGAAAGTAAAAGGAACAGCCCACATTATTCAGGAGCCACACCAGACTTTCTATGGAGCTACAGAGTTTGCAATACAAGATCCAAATGGGTATATTCTCACGCTATCTGAACATAGCAACGACTAAGTTTACCGGAATCTTATTTTACACAAATTTGCGAAAATAAGTATACCAGTTAAAGAAAGTAGACGTATATCCTTCCCAAACATAAGTCATCCCAAATTTTGGATGTGAGTTTGTTTTACAAAATCAGCGCCTATACTCTTTTCAAAAGCATAGGCGCTGGTTAATTTTTAAGCAATCTCTTTAGTTGAGTTGGCTTATAGTCACTTACATTATTCTTCCACTAACCTCTTCATTTTTTGCTTGTATTCTCCTAAATTGGGTTATTGTCCCTTACATCACTTTTCTTGTGGCATCTTCATTTTTTGCTTGCCCAAAAAAGGACAACAAATGAGAATTTGTTGGGCCAGGATGTGTGCTAGCCGCAAAAAAGGGCAAAAAATTCCAAAGC is a genomic window of Xanthocytophaga agilis containing:
- the cas5b gene encoding type I-B CRISPR-associated protein Cas5b codes for the protein MEVFKIDIRSWTASFRYPNLISGVQPTLEVPPLSTILGLINAAAGSYVNHQKFKIGYYFQYGAKATDLETIYQVDKNRRDAKSNVIRREFLFDAFLRLYVEDEQIVNYFRQPYYPLVLGRMNDLASVDNRSIKKIQLQEVATDVNIKGQIVPLLKYRLPGVVQALPTYFTDTIPRQNLGTQPFSIINHNSNIVGQLTAFRDEELNVDVFFHDLDFSVYD
- a CDS encoding CRISPR-associated protein Cas4, coding for MSITATHIGYYLLCHRKLWLFHNNIQMEHTSDTVYEGKLIGETTYQQRAERYTQLEMEGIKIDFFDAKARVIHETKKSDKAEQAHIAQVRYYQYVLERNGIAGTSAILEYPKLRKTELIPPLTHADRLQVAEWEKGVQVLIESQTCPPRIQKALCKKCSYYEFCYVAEAE
- the cas1b gene encoding type I-B CRISPR-associated endonuclease Cas1b, giving the protein MSKTYYLFNPGRLSRKDNTLKFTPIDADGNESPPKYIPVEDVSQFYVFGNLDANSALFTFLGKQNVAVHFFDYYEHYTGSFMPKDYLLAGKMQVEQTRAYLRKSARLELARTFVEGGANNMLRNLRYYHNRQRDLDLPLTAIENHISQIPLATDVAALMGTEGNIRQNYYAAFDNIINGFEMGNRTKQPPSNEVNALISLGNMLCYTACLDQIYHTQLNPTISFLHEPGTRRYSLALDIAEVFKPILVDRLVFSVLNKKQLQAKDFDINLNRCILKPHARQAFVKAWDEKLRETIQHRSLGRSVSYKHLIKLECYKLAKHILRIEPYKPFKAWW
- a CDS encoding ABC transporter permease yields the protein MLYNYLKIAFRNLVRNRVYSLINIGGLAIGLACCICIGLYIWDEYSYDRFHTSYKDIYRVVEKQTQAGATYKVAVTPGPLATALQTDFAEVKQSCRIGRIWYSGVLQTPQASVEPEDILVTDNSFFHLFDFKLLRGNSGTVLSNPDDIVITPRIAAQLFGSDWQQSDSLIGTMLTFPNGRTLTVAGVAAPPPTNSHIQFDALLSAQFDRLDTNSGNYTWDNNAYHTYVLLNSQARTEPFAAKLYHYLDKFTSNTDPTTLSLQPLSDIYLHSDFDFQSDWSKTSNSIYIRIFLSTGSIVLLIALFNFVNLSTARAMKRAREVGVRKAIGAVKNQLVIQFMGEAIGTTFIAVGVALLLVQLFLPAVNDISGKLLQVPFQDTRFCLALCVFTFLTGVLAGIYPALHLSDFQPVIVLKSFSATHSGKLLRQSIVVAQFSLSVVLMVSTIVIYKQLTFIQNKNLGFDKSQLLYVRLKNEMRAKGALIKADLQKQASIAQVTTTSGNLVDLNTSTDSFQWEGQPAGDRLLITHMNIDPDFLATTGMTLAAGRNFSTSRVTDTSSAYIINEAAAKRMGWTAQQALGKKLQFWNQQGQVIGVVKDFHFHPVTTSIEPFVFRYWPQQNISGLFVKVHPYKIHEAIQAIEEAYKVHNSQTAPYYEFVDQSLNSQYRTEQNTARIVFYFAVLTILVSCLGLFGLATYMAEQRIKEIGIRKVLGASVPEIVNLLSKDLLKLVGIGIGVASPIAWYVMNQWLQNFAYRIEIEWWMFGIVGGVAIVIALLTISLQSIRAALVNPVHSLRSE
- the cas2 gene encoding CRISPR-associated endonuclease Cas2 yields the protein MYIVLVYDVGEKRVGKMLKLCRQYLNWIQNSVFEGEISEVKLKELKAKASLIMDQDTDSLIIFKSREQRWLDKEVIGLTKNDTDHFL
- the cas3 gene encoding CRISPR-associated helicase Cas3', producing MTSSYTDILAKSGEPRITLKIHIDDCLLIASFLERSFPQVNHLDTIRFPFWELLRKCIIFHDLGKGHVEFQNILSGAPNNWLGQRHELFSLPFIEGFELEESQKKLMRLVIAGHHKDFDKLNLKYISKSYKKENSDEDDWEESERLDFVNEFKKNVLVKLIHELVEKEYTFKLNLPIAKHPGKLITNYLNKATTGLIKVNDADYFELLLLFGALKHCDHLGSARLTSIQNIVPDDFAFLDKQQKELQIKNGDFHQHQIAAGEIQGNLILTAPTGSGKTESAMLWLKKQMHLSGQGRVFYILPFTASINAMFERLGSTEKGLGDQEKVGMLHGKLSDYLYDYFDDFQYANNVRKEKIEELKHKFRTIYTPLKVITPFQLLKNLFGLKGFEQGLFEMVGSYFIFDEIHAYAPETFAQIKVLLEYATQYLKVKVMVMTATLPSFLKKEIETAIGSYTEIKATQELYDSFDRHQIRLQHGLLSDNLEQIQLDLQKGTKVLVVCNTVKQAQSVYTSLKPYATRSVLLHSAFNGENRTEHEKTLKQGEQDQNDPIQLLVGTQAIEVSLDIDYDVIYTEPAPIDALVQRFGRINRRRIKGICPVYVFQQSNPTDFYIYSAENIKRTIAAFETIIKEDNGIVKEQKLQRLIDEVYPDWDTKSKEKFDFVYFFLKASVSQLAPLVHSNRSEEEFYKQFDGIKVLPIGLKERFIGYLSEFNFIKAESLKVQIRKNKFAQLNNERDDNFSKEAFVIQTKKGDPITIEYWTIQKKYDPELGLLYDEQEQWNDPSVII